The window gcatagcctgtcattgttgctacagttgttacccttacctgctatcctactgattagtataggatgctagtgttccatcagtggccctacactcttgtccgtctgccatgctatactactgggctgtgatcacttcgggaggtgatcacgggcatacgctacatactttatactgttacattacttatgatattgttcggagatgggggctgaaggggcaggtggctccatcccggtagaggtggcctgggttcccgacagcccccgactgttactttgtggcggagcgacagggcaggttgagactacctaggagagaggtgggcctggccctggtcggcgttcgcggatacttaacacgcttaacgagatcttggtatttgatctgagtctggccactggcctatacgcactaaccaactacgcgggaacagttatgggcactcgacgtcatgatatcagccgaagccttcgtgacttcagcgactgagcggcgcgcgtcggattggactggaacgcctgctaggctaggtttgcttccggccgcccacgcaacgtgcaggtgtgcaatgggcgatgggcccagactcctgcgccataggatttagaccggcgtgctgaccactctgttgtgcctaggtggggctgcgacgtgttgatcttccgaggccgggcatgacccaggaaagtgtgtccggccaaatgggatcgagcgtgttgggttatgtggtgcacccctgcagggaagtttatctattcgaatagccgtgtccctcggtaaaaggacgacccgaagttgtaccttgaccttatgacaactagaactggatacttaataaaacacacccttccaagtgccagatataacccggtgatcgctctctaacagggcgacgaggaggggatcgccgggtaggaatATGCTATGTGAtactacttggtgaacttaccatctactctcttctacatgctgcaagatggaggctgctagaagcatagtcttcgacaggattagctatccccctcttattctggcattctgcagttcagtccaccgatatggccctttacacatatacccatgcatatgtagtgtagatccttgcttgcgagtactttggatgagtactcacggttgcttttctccttcttttccccctttccattctacctggttgtcgcaaccagatgctggagcccaggagcttgacgccatcgtcgacgacgactcctactacaccggaggtgcctactactacgtgcaggccgctgacgacgaccaggagtagtttaggaggatcccaggcaggaggcctgcgcctctttcgatctgtatcccagtttgtgctagccttcttaaggcaaacgtgtttaacttatgtctgtactcagatattgttgctttcgctgactcgtctatgatcaagcacttgtattcgagccctcgaggcccctggcttgtattatgatgcttgtatgacttattttatttttagagttgtgttgtgatatcttcccgtgagtctctgatcttgatcgtacacgtttgcgtgtatgattagtgtacgattgaatcgggggtgtcacagtGATGTTCTAGCACCATGTGAAATTCCCAAGTTCAAACACAATAGCATTTACGAGgtacaaaaaaaacaaaatcagCATTGAATAGTCGAAACAGTACACGTCACTGCGTTTGAACTTGAAAATTTGCATGGTAATAGAACATCACCCTCTAAACATCCTGAATTCTTCTCAGATTTTTTCAGAACTTTTAAATGaggtttccacgaagttttctTTGAAACCTTCCATAGGATATTCTCTCCTTTTCTTCATGGATGGATGGGAGGCTCAGGCTCGACAAAATGAACAAAAATGACCCCGAGGCGAAATAAATTCACAAAAAAATTGTGGGTGAAACTAATTCTCTCTGCTAACTCTTTTGGGTAGCGTCCGCTGCGTCGACGCTACACTACACGATGTAGCGCCCGTCTGACAGGCGCTACAAGCCTCATCGGCTGTCACGTCCCTGACTTTTCCCAAATCTGGTATGCTAAAAAAATTCTAGGGAACTAAAATTTTCCTAGGAAATACTTACGATTGCTCAGAACTGTTTGTGATTGACTTTGTTTTTCTTGATTGTTTGCCTACAAGGATGAAAATTCAAAAGCAACTAGTTGAAACCCTAGCTAGTTTTGGTAGAGACCAAACCATTTTGAAACATTGTTTCTCACAAGACTAATCTAAAGACTCCCGAGGGCATAGATCAAAGCTAAAACAATTTTCTTTAAGGATTTGAGTTGGTCTTTTGAACATTCACAAATAATTTTGATCTGAACTTTTTAGGTGTTATAAACATATGTCGTTTGAACATTCAGGAactttttcagaattttttaaacATCTAAATGTGACTTTTTAAAATTTGGATCATGGGAGCATGTGAATTCTCCGGCTACTGCCTCATGAAAGCAGGATAGTTTTAAAATGCCAGTGCGAAATGGCAAAACTAAACCCGCCCGGATTTTAACTGCTTCCACGACGACATCATGGCACTGGCCTGAATTAATCGCCAAATTGCAATCACTGCACCTCTTCTGAGTAAGTATGTTCCTAGTGTGATAATTGGGGCCTAGGAATGTGCAAGAGCTCGGAGCCTCAGACTAGGCGTCGCTGTCGTGCGTGTGCTGGAGTGCCGCGCGGTGTGGAGTCGCTGTCCGCGTAATTCCATTGGATGGATGGAAGGAAGGGGCGGGAGCGATGGTCGGTCAGTGAACTTTGTGGTTCTTtttttcgccccttcctttcttTCATCTTCATGGATGGGAGGCTCCTACTCTACTCGTGCTATGGTGATGGACCGGCGATCCAAAGGCGTCGCACGCGTGTCCCGTTCAATGTCCCCAAAAGAGAAGGGCTAATTTATTGACCAACGTCAGTATCTCTGGTAGCAGTACTGGTTTCCATCCCTAGATGTGCTACATCCTACTCCTACATGTCAACAGCACTGAACCACATGAATGCGAAGCTCGCGGCGCGGGAGAGCTCTCCTCTGGGCCGAAACTTGGCTGGTGGGTTGGTGCACGATGATGCATGAATGTCGGCTCACCCGTCGGAGCTGCCATGGCATGAGCATGAGCATGACAGGCAGGAGGCACGCCCCGCGCCACGCACCTCACAGACGGCGGCCTTTATTATTGTCGACGAAGTCGGCAAGGGCAAGGCGGCCCAGCCAGCCGGCCCCGGCGAGGATTCCTGGCGGGATCATTATTGtcggggcttcttttggtccggTCGGTCATGTGGACTTGGTACCTTGTACGAGGCGAGGAGGATAGGGCGCCTCTCCGGCGTACGTACGTACTCCGTATTCTTTTTTGTCCTCTCATGGCCACTACTTAGGCCAACTCCACCATACGACCCCATCTTATCCGCGCGCGTTCGTTTGGGGTAAAACGGACGAATAGCGCGGCCCAACGCGTGGCCTCAAACGGACAAATGTCCGGATTCCGTCTGTTTTCGACCCATCCCCGGCCCAAACTTGCGCTCGGTTTGGGGTGAAACGGACGTGCGCGGACGGCCTCGACGCACGCCCTTGTCCTCCCCCGTGGCCCGCCTGTCGGGGACACTAGCAATCCCCCCGCTCCCAACGCTTCCACCCTCTCTCTCCCGCCCCGCCCCGCCACCGGCGCCGCCACTATTCTTCGGCCGCCTCCTCACCACGCAGCCCCCGACCGTCCCTACCAAACCACGTCTCGACATGGCCGCCACCACGCCCGCGCTTTCGCCGTAGTTTTGGCCGTCGATCGGAGGAGGTTTGGCCGTCGCCGTCTTTGCCGGTGGCAGAGGGGACACGACCGCCGGCGACGTACCACGGCGACCTCGGCAGCTTCCGACGAGAGCTCCAGAGCGGCCAGTAGCCGGCCGGCAACCACCCCTGCTGCGTCGAGGTGATCATCGCGGCCTCTTCGCCACCACGACCGCAAGGTGTTCGACATTTTTCCCACAAAGGTATGGACAGTAGAGACGTTTTTCTTCCATCACTTCCTGTGTTCATCGGACGATTCGTCGTCGGATGATGAAGATCTTGTGGTGGCTGCACTGGTCGTTCACGACCACATTCAACGACAGCTTCCTCGGTACAGGGGGTCAGTCCCTAGCCGTGCTCCCAACCTGAACCGCAACAGGGAGAGAGGCCACGCCCTACTCTATGCCGATTACTTTGCGAACACTCCGCTTTTCAAGCCAGATAAATTTCGTCGCCGTTTTCGTATGGCAAGGCATGTGTTCAATCGTATCTGAGAGGGAGTGGTTGCTCATGACCCATACTTCGAGTGCAAGACGGATGCCCTTGCCAAGCTTGGATTCTCCTCTTACCAGAAATGCATCGCGGCCATCCGCATGCTTGCGTATGGTATTCCAGGCGATCTGGTGGATGAGTATGTGCGTATGAGTGAGACAATATGTCTAATGTCAATGTACAAGTTTTGCCAGGCTGTGATCAAGGTGTTTAGCCCAGAGTACTTGAGGCAGCCAACTGCCGCTGATACAGAGAGATTGTTGGCGACCAACGCAGCTAGAGGCTTTCCAGgcatgcttggcagcatagattgtatgcactgggagtggaagaactatccatttgcttggcagggccaGTACAAGGGGTATGTCAACGGGTGCACTGTCATATTAGAAGCGGTGGCATCGCAGGATCTTTGGATATGGCATTCTTTCTTCGGCATGGCAGGttctcacaatgatatcaacgtgctgcaGCATTCTCCAGTCTTTGCGAGGCTTGCAGAAGGTCACTCCCCACCTGTCAACTTTGAGATCAACGGCCACCAGTACAACAAGGGATACTATCTAGCTGATGGTATATATTCTCAGTGGTCAACTTTTGTGAAGACAATCTCGAAACCCCAAGGTGAGAAGAGAAAGAGATTTGCCCAAATGCAAGAGAGTGTTGGAAAGGATGTGGAACGTGCTTTTGGTGTGCTTCAATCCCGGTGGGGTATCGTTCGAAACCCTGCACTGTCATGGGATGAAAGGAAGctttgggaggtgatgactgcttgtgtgatcatgcacaacatggtCGTCGAGGACGAGCGTGATGAGAGTATCTTCGACCAAGGATTTGATTATCAAGGTGAAAATATTGAGCCCCTGCACCAAGACCCGGCCATATTTGAACAGTTTGTCCAATTTCACCGTGAGATGCGTGATTGGCACACTCATTTGAAACTTCAAAATGACTTGGTTGAGCACGTGTGGGATCacattggcaaccaatagatgtattggTTCATTTTATGTTCAGTCAAGACAATTTCGATTtggttgtaaaactattttattaaagACAATTTCAAATATTTGGGTTGAAAAACTATTTTAATTTTCAGATAAATATTTGGGTTGTAAACTAGTTTTGATGAAAATATGGGCATTTTTGGGCCTGACGGACAGGATGGGGCAAACGGATGCGGCCGCGcgctgggcgcacggccaccgcatcccaggACACGCCCGGACACGACTCCATtaccctacccaaacggacagaatccggacaAAACGGACGTCCTTTTGAGGTCGCacggtggagttggccttagtggtggcgcTGACGGGGTGCATGGAGAGTATAGATGCCGTTGATGGAAAGATTAATAATGATGGCAACGCACTTATAGATAGGTAGCCAATGAGAGAGAGCGAGTCTGAGAGAGTGAGCCTGGGCTGGCGGCTGCTGGTGCGGTGGCCACAACGTGCCTGTCCTGCACCGGTACTGCAGGCTGAAAAGGACGGCAGTGACCAGTGAGAGCGCCCACAGTCTCTCTCCATCTCCTCGATGGATCGCCAACAGATCCAAGAAGTACAATCATATGTGCTACATCCAACGACAGATATCCTCCCCAAGGCCAAGGATGCAGTTTTTTCTGTTTACTAGATACACTGGCCTGTAAAAAAAAGGAAGGATACGGCTTTCGGGCTGCCCAACATAGCGAGAACTGAGCAGCTCGAAAAGCTCGGACTTCGTATACAGAAAGTAGAACTAAAAGCAGATGAGTAGAGATTGAATCGAGCATAGAAATAAGAGAGTTTTTCTTTGCTTAGCACTGTTCGGTTCGTCTTTCTTTACAAGTCAATCTATGCATAATTCTATTTCTTGCAGCGCCGAGTCCGCTTTTGAAATACAGATCCGGGGGCGGTATTCTTATTCCTTGGCTCGCCACTTATGAAACAAAACTAGATATTTCTTATTATTTTCTTAGGAGCTGAGCTCCGCATGCGGTTCGATTAAGATGCGACAAAACTTACCCATTAGTCTTGGCGATGCCAGGGATGGAGGGAGTCATCAGTCGCACAAGCTTATTGCTAAAGCCAAGACAGGACATAATAGCTTCTAAGTAGTGCCATTGTACCCGCTTTCATCATGCCCAACTCAAAAACCATTTATAAGAATGCTGGAGCAAGAAAAAAGACATTCCAAACAGCAGTAGTTGACATGTCACCAACAGATCACTAGTCCTACTGGTTGCACTACCGCCATCTGTCATAGACACAGTTCGGAGTGCAAATGCAGTTCTGATCAGCAGACCAGAGGCCAAGGCGACGTACAGAAGTCCAAACCTCTAGGGCGCGACACATCACCTGCTCCCCGAGGGCATACATCTTCAGAGAAGCGGGCCTTCCAAATATCAGAGCCCGGTTTCCTGGCCCGGAAAGCAAATCGACATGATGACACTCTTTCCACAGGTATCATGCTTGCCGCACAAAGAAAAAGAGTTTGGCCAATCTCCTAATGGCCTGTATACAGGATCATCATTCAGCAAGGAAGGAAACGGAAGAGGCTGGACACAACTCGCTCCTCTCCCTTGCTGCCATTGAGCAGGCAAAGGAGGAGTACTGAAAAATGTACATGGGTTGGACATCTCGTAGCGGGGATAAGGGGGTGGCTTTGTGAATTGTAAGAGAAGAATATGACAGGCAAAGGGGTTGGAGGATTCATATACAGTGCTGAAAGATGAAGCGCTTCTCGTCGTGGTTCAATCCCGAGACGAAGATGAAGTCGAGAAGAATTGAGCCCGAGGAGGTCGTGGTCGCGAACGCCGCCATCTCAGCACGATATGGAGCGTCCCCGTGAGGAATCTGATCAGAATTGTGGAGCCTCTTGCAGGCATTAGGGCTAGTTTGGTTGCCACCCTGGGCTCCATGCCTGAACTTTTTTGCTGCCTCCTGGAAAGTTCAAGATTTTTGCCTGGCCAGGCAAGCCTCGCATGGGGGTGTTTGCTTCATACCCTGGCCTACTCTGCCAtttaatgattagaagaatattTTATTTAAAAAGCAAACTGTACCTCCCTTGTCTTATGTGTCAGGCTAGCATGCAGCACATCCAGGCGCAACAAACCGGACGCCTCGTCCAGGCTAATAACCTTGCCTGGGCTAAGCATCGTACTTTATTTATCCTCACCAGGCTAATCATTCGGGTGTAGCACCAGGCCAGGCAAGCAGTTTTTTTCTCAGGCCACAAACCAAACAACTATCAGGCCAACTCCAGGTACCATCCAGTCCAGGCATATAGTGGTCTGGACGTAATGATGCTGGGCCTCTTGCAGACCACCTGCCTGGTAAAAGTGCTAGTCTTCTTCAGTGACACATTCAAGTTCCAGTGCTCAGTATCAACATCATAATAAATTAACAGAAAGATCTATGGATTCCAGCACGTCATGTTCGGCCCAAAAAACTGAGATATTCAGACAACATTACAGCATTATTTTCAATATTGTCATCATCAGGAGGTTATAAGTTGAGTTGTTGTCATATGAGATAACACTTCTGATCAAATACCACTCAGCTGGTGTATAAGAATGAGGATGTCCCACACAACTATTGAATCCAAGTCTTCAGGCTTGCACATCTTGGCACCTGTCGGGAAAAGACACACATCTGAATTCACTAACTCAGGTCATGGGAAATGCGCTCCAGAATACATTAGATAGCTTACTACCAAGACAGACATGTGCAGTTCCATGGTTTTTCAACTTGAGTTGATCACGGGAAGAAGAACTGTCGATTTCACTAGACTAGCAAGTGATCAAATCTTAATTAACTGGCTATGGACCTTCTGGTTACAAATGTGCTTGATTGCCATAAATGCTCAGAATATATTTCCCTGCGTAAAATCAATAGTTGGAGGTTATCTGAAAAATATGCTCGCGGCAAGATTTCTTTCTGACAGTTAAAAGCTATGTTTGATCAACAGGCAACGCCAACGATCAGGGAAAAGGCGGGGTACCTAGTACGACCCTCTTCCTAGAGGTCAGGCTACTGGAGATTTCATCCAGGCTGTGGTCATGGCAGCAATGTGCCTACTGGAGGAAGCCTCTGCTCGACCATTGGCGTTGAAAGGGATAGTTGGAGGTTATCTGAAAAATATGCTTGCGGCAAGATTGCTATCTGACAGTTAAGCTATGTTTGATCAACAGGCAAAGCCAATGATCAGGGAAAAGACCTCTAGTGG is drawn from Aegilops tauschii subsp. strangulata cultivar AL8/78 chromosome 1, Aet v6.0, whole genome shotgun sequence and contains these coding sequences:
- the LOC141027501 gene encoding uncharacterized protein is translated as MAGSHNDINVLQHSPVFARLAEGHSPPVNFEINGHQYNKGYYLADGIYSQWSTFVKTISKPQGEKRKRFAQMQESVGKDVERAFGVLQSRWGIVRNPALSWDERKLWEVMTACVIMHNMVVEDERDESIFDQGFDYQGENIEPLHQDPAIFEQFVQFHREMRDWHTHLKLQNDLVEHVWDHIGNQ